A genome region from Arachis duranensis cultivar V14167 chromosome 8, aradu.V14167.gnm2.J7QH, whole genome shotgun sequence includes the following:
- the LOC127739647 gene encoding protein ALP1-like, with product MGFVYVLSRWEGSASDSRVLRDAITRRNSLKIPHGNYYLVDAGYTNGPGFLAPYRGTRYHVREWAQGARAPRNYQEYFNRVHSSARNIIEHCFGLLKKRWSILRSPSFYPLKTQFQIIIACCLLQNFIRKSMEMDPEEEGSIFDEFTPDGDEEQDGLIDVVENTNEWSHWRDNIANEMYEEWRASRTK from the exons ATGGGTTTTGTCTACGTACTCAGCAGATGGGAGGGTTCGGCATCTGATTCACGGGTACTTCGAGATGCAATAACTCGTCGTAATAGTCTTAAGATACCCCACG GTAATTACTATTTAGTTGATGCTGGCTACACAAATGGTCCGGGGTTTCTTGCACCGTATAGAGGGACTCGATATCATGTAAGAGAGTGGGCCCAGGGTGCACGTGCACCGCGCAACTACCAAGAATATTTTAACCGGGTACACTCTTCTGCAAGGAATATTATTGAGCACTGCTTTGGTTTGCTGAAGAAGAGGTGGTCCATCTTAAGAAGCCCTAGCTTTTATCCCCTAAAGACACAATTTCAGATAATTATTGCCTGTTGTTTGCTGCAAAATTTCATTAGGAAGAGTATGGAGATGGATCCGGAGGAGGAAGGTAGCATATTTGATGAATTCACGCCCGATGGAGACGAGGAACAAGATGGATTGATCGATGTGGTCGAAAACACGAACGAGTGGAGTCACTGGCGTGACAACATAGCAAATGAGATGTATGAAGAGTGGCGTGCGAGTCGTACGAAGTAG
- the LOC107462776 gene encoding amine oxidase [copper-containing] gamma 2 — protein MESRKSLQFLVLSICVTLVLVVTWVHLPSSPNKVFLDCTLSSAWCSSKNRIQSSTKPNNLIKKPQQSSSTTQHQQHDSDVPHHPLDPLTVQEFNKIHAILAAHPFFESVSKYTLNTVSLEEPDKELVIKWKRGDPLPARKASVTAMVKGKSHFLTVDLNTDEVSIDEKSSVVSGYPTMAMEEMVGVLDVPLKSIEFNRTISQRGVNMGDLACLPISSGWYDLPVEENRRLIKVQCYSKKDTVNFYMKPIEGLTVLVDMDKKEVVSISDNGRDIPIANGINTDYRYSVQKLNGDFRLFNPISLEQPKGPSFTVEDGHLVKWANWEFHLKADARAGIIISQVKVRDPETSELRSVMYKGFTSELFVPYMDPTDAWYFKTYMDAGEYGFGLQAMPLDPLNDCPRNAYYMDGVFAAADGTPYLQPNMICVFESYAGDIAWRHSECPITDLQVTEVRPKVNLVVRMAAAVANYDYIIDWEFQTDGLIRAKVGLSGILMVKGTTYDHMNQVPSQEYLYGTLLSENIIGVIHDHFITYYLDLDVDGSDNSFMKVNIKKQETLPGESPRKSYLKAVKNVAKTEKDAQIKLKLYDPSEFHMINPSKKTRVGNPVGYKVVPSGTAASLLDPEDPPQKRAAFTNNQIWVTPYNKSEQWAGGLFVYQSEGDDTLQVWSNRDRPIENKDIVLWYTLGFHHIPCQEDYPIMPTVSSSFDLKPVNFFERNPVLKLPPNFKDDLPVCKAHDSS, from the exons ATGGAGTCCAGAAAATCGTTGCAGTTCCTTGTTCTCTCAATCTGTGTAACACTCGTTTTAGTAGTCACCTGGGTTCATCTTCCATCATCCCCCAACAAGGTGTTCCTAGACTGCACCCTCTCCTCTGCATGGTGTTCTTCCAAAAATCGCATCCAATCTTCCACAAAACCCaacaatttaataaaaaaaccacaacaatcatcatcaaccacACAACACCAACAACACGACTCTGATGTTCCTCACCATCCCCTAGACCCACTAACCGTCCAAGAATTCAACAAGATCCACGCCATTCTCGCCGCACACCCTTTCTTTGAGTCGGTATCCAAATACACTCTCAACACCGTTTCCCTCGAAGAGCCAGACAAAGAGCTCGTGATCAAATGGAAGCGAGGAGATCCACTTCCGGCGAGGAAGGCCTCGGTCACTGCAATGGTGAAAGGAAAATCTCATTTTCTAACCGTAGATCTCAACACTGATGAAGTATCCATTGACGAAAAAAGCTCTGTAGTTTCAGGGTACCCAACAATGGCCATGGAGGAGATGGTGGGGGTACTCGATGTTCCATTAAAGAGCATTGAGTTCAACCGCACCATCTCCCAACGTGGCGTAAACATGGGGGATCTTGCATGCCTCCCTATCTCTTCGGGTTGGTATGACTTGCCCGTAGAGGAGAACAGAAGGCTGATTAAAGTGCAGTGTTATTCGAAGAAGGACACTGTGAACTTCTACATGAAACCGATTGAGGGGCTTACTGTGCTGGTTGACATGGATAAGAAAGAAGTTGTGAGCATTTCCGATAACGGCAGAGACATCCCTATTGCTAACGGAATCAACACTGATTACCGTTATTCCGTTCAGAAGCTTAACGGTGACTTCCGTCTCTTCAATCCGATCTCACTGGAGCAGCCCAAAGGACCAAGCTTCACAGTGGAAGACGGCCACTTAGTTAAATGGGCAAACTGGGAATTTCATCTTAAGGCAGATGCCAGAGCTGGAATCATAATCTCGCAGGTCAAG GTGAGGGATCCAGAAACATCAGAGCTAAGGAGCGTGATGTACAAAGGGTTCACATCAGAGTTATTTGTGCCATACATGGACCCCACAGACGCGTGGTACTTCAAGACATACATGGACGCAGGAGAGTACGGGTTTGGGCTGCAGGCGATGCCTCTGGACCCACTCAACGACTGCCCAAGAAATGCATACTACATGGATGGCGTCTTTGCTGCCGCTGACGGAACTCCCTACCTTCAACCCAACATGATCTGCGTCTTTGAGTCCTATGCTGGCGATATTGCCTGGCGCCATTCAGAGTGCCCCATTACTGACTTACAG GTTACAGAGGTGAGGCCGAAAGTGAACCTGGTGGTTCGAATGGCAGCAGCCGTGGCAAACTATGACTATATTATTGACTGGGAATTTCAAACGGACGGACTAATCAGAGCAAAG GTTGGACTAAGTGGTATTTTGATGGTGAAAGGAACAACCTACGATCATATGAACCAAGTTCCGAGCCAAGAATACCTCTATGGCACCCTTTTGAGCGAAAACATAATTGGTGTAATCCATGACCATTTTATCACTTACTACCTTGATTTGGACGTAGATGGAAGCGACAATTCCTTCATGAAAGTAAATATCAAGAAGCAAGAGACATTGCCAGGAGAATCACCTAGAAAAAGCTACCTAAAGGCAGTGAAAAATGTTGCAAAGACAGAGAAGGATGCACAAATAAAGCTTAAGCTGTATGACCCATCAGAATTTCACATGATAAACCCATCAAAGAAGACAAGGGTTGGAAACCCTGTTGGGTACAAAGTGGTTCCAAGTGGCACAGCGGCTAGTCTTTTGGACCCTGAAGACCCACCACAGAAGAGGGCTGCATTTACAAATAACCAAATATGGGTCACTCCTTACAACAAGAGTGAGCAATGGGCCGGTGGCTTATTTGTTTACCAGAGCGAAGGTGATGATACTCTTCAAGTGTGGTCCAACAG GGATCGTCCAATTGAGAATAAGGATATTGTGCTGTGGTACACACTTGGGTTCCATCACATACCATGTCAAGAAGACTACCCCATCATGCCTACTGTGTCATCAAGCTTCGACCTCAAGCCTGTCAATTTCTTTGAGAGAAATCCAGTTTTAAAGTTGCCCCCGAATTTCAAGGATGATTTACCTGTTTGCAAGGCTCATGATTCATCTTGA
- the LOC107462795 gene encoding uncharacterized protein LOC107462795: MENKRMWSDEETLAFVGFMEEFVVDGQRADYGQFKPGTFEKLALKMLEAFPGCTLTAKHCKNKHKRLKEKYQYAADMLACSGFGWNNEKQCVEVDSKDVLDAWLKAHPTKFYSPGKPFPLFHRLEGIFGRDRATGVAAVSGFNVEEQVNEETDDTATGFDQSEMSPPPDQDGVAAMQGQASHSEVGASAGSTRQCGRKRKQVDVLERMANQIQQSSADQRKNAQLIADAIVGVNEKWKVGEKLTQLGFGDDDVVRAILKFAESPNVYAHFWGLSDSQMIGLVRSII; this comes from the exons ATGGAGAACAAGCGAATGTGGAGTGATGAAGAGACATTGGCCTTTGTTGGTTTCATGGAGGAGTTTGTCGTTGACGGTCAGCGGGCTGATTATGGGCAGTTTAAACCGGGAACATTCGAGAAACTGGCTTTGAAGATGTTGGAGGCTTTCCCCGGTTGTACACTGACCGCGAAGCATTGCAAGAATAAGCACAAGCGGCTGAAGGAGAAGTACCAGTACGCCGCTGATATGCTTGCTTGTAGCGGATTTGGCTGGAACAACGAGAAACAATGTGTTGAGGTTGACAGCAAAGACGTCCTTGATGCTTGGTTGAAG GCACATCCGACCAAGTTCTACAGTCCTGGCAAGCCATTTCCTTTATTTCACCGGCTGGAAGGTATCTTTGGCAGGGATAGAGCCACGGGAGTGGCGGCCGTTAGTGGCTTCAATGTGGAGGAACAGGTTAACGAAGAGACAGACGACACTGCTACTGGATTTGATCAGTCCGAGATGTCTCCACCTCCAGACCAAGACGGAGTTGCAGCAATGCAAGGACAAGCATCACATTCTGAGGTCGGTGCGAGCGCGGGAAGCACTAGGCAATGCGGAAGGAAGAGGAAACAGGTTGACGTACTCGAGAGGATGGCCAATCAGATTCAACAATCATCGGCTGACCAACGAAAGAATGCCCAACTGATAGCTGATGCCATTGTTGGTGTGAACGAGAAGTGGAAGGTTGGCGAGAAGCTCACACAACTTGGATTCGGTGATGACGATGTGGTCAGGGCGATACTGAAGTTTGCCGAAAGTCCTAATGTGTATGCACACTTCTGGGGCTTGTCAGATTCACAAATGATTGGGCTCGTGCGTTCCATTATATGA